In the Sander lucioperca isolate FBNREF2018 chromosome 24, SLUC_FBN_1.2, whole genome shotgun sequence genome, CCCATCCCCTCTCCCAGCACAATGCCAAGCAACATAGGCAAGCCAGAATTCCCAGACACAGGATGGGACCGTATCAAGGATCTCTTTGACAAAGAGTTCGTATTTTTgatttcttcttgtttttcacCTCTATTTCCTTGCTCTCTTAAAAGTTTTATTAACACTGTTAAAAGACAATAGTTTGTCCTCCTTTCTGcattcattttgtttgtgttgctgtttgGGTGAGAGAAAGGGTACAATTACAAGACCACAGACTTGAATGCATTGAACATGACTGTTTCATTATGTAAAATTGtgtaaaaatatgtaaatatgggTATTTCTTTCAAAAACAACCACTCCTGTACCATAATACACCAATTTTTAAAACTTTGCATATACTCAAATATAGTATTGAACTAACACATGTCTGCTGCATTACTTAAGCTGTTCAGTCCCTCCACAATTTCTTAGGTGATTTTGGCAGTTACCGTAGTTGAcagtgcagttttactgtatctaaagaTGAGGAATAAGTGGCACAGAGTTGGTTATCAAAAGATGTATGGCTCTTGTCTCCCTGTAGTGCGACACAGAGGTACCCAGAGGAGCTGACGAACGTGATAAAGAGCGGTGTAGTTGCAGCGCTAGCAGGCTTGCTCTACGGAGGCCTGCCAGCAGCTCGCCATGCCAGGCAGAGGTATATCCAAGTCAGCCAGGCGGAAATCTATACTAGCCGAGTGGAAGCAGTGGTGAGTGGAAAGTGAAAGTATATGGCTGTGCATGTGCCGTTAACCCTGTAGTTGAATAACAGTATTGGCAGAGGATTTAGGGAAAATCTGCGACAAAGGTGCAATCACTCAAGATCACAATATAAGAGTGAAGTTTGAGTAACTTTTTCTCAAAACAATTAGATTGGACACTGATCAGTTAGTATTGATTAGTGATAGTGTTGAAAATGATAATTCCAAGTGCTGTAAATTGTGACACCCTAACACTTGATCAAGTTTcagtagaaaattactgcactACTGGGAAAACTTTAATAGATAATGTTACCCTCTAATGTTATAGCATCATGGTAATAACACAGCAGCAACCTTATGATTGTGTCCTTTCTGTCTAAATCAGCGCTCAGCTCATAATGCAGCAATCAGGGGTTTCGTGAGATATGGATGGAGATGGAGCTGGCGAGTGGCTGCTTTTGTCACCTTGTTCAAGTAAGCAAACAAATTGGTTATTCCAGACCATATCATTAGGTTTACAGTTATATTTGAgacaataaactaaataaaggAAAATGTTTACAAAGGAGGAATATAACAAATAAGCTGCATTAGATTCAGCAACTTTCCTCTAAGCCAAGCGCAACTGAAGTCAACCcaatgtttatttgtatagcacctttcaaccacaatgcaattcaaagtgcaAAAGACAGAAAGGCATTCGGAGAACATATAAGGGAAATGCAAGGCAATATAAAAAGATGCATACATGGTATTTTTTAAAACCGAATATATAAATAAGtcaaaatagaataagacaaaCCAAACCGTATACTAAAAATGACAGTGCAGTGCAAGTGCaagatataaatataaagtCCCAAGTTTAACTTTATAAAAGTGGCAACACGTTTTAAGCCCTGATTTGAGAGAAGAGTGAAACAAGCTCTGTGGCAACAactttgtgtgttttagtgttttagttTTTAGCTCTAACAGTAATTTATCTGCAGTAATACAGATTAGCAGAATAGTATTTATATTAGAGaatgtattaattatatttttatttccaATGATCATCCCCCTTAAATCTTTTGGTTTCAGTCTAACCGTCTTTCcctcatctgtctgtctgttcactTCCTTCTCTAGTACTGTCAGCACAGGGCTGTCTGTGTACCGAGACAAATATTCCCTCAGCCATTATGCTGCAGCTGGAGGTAAGTCACATGGGCTTCAACAGGGCCTGATCACAcctatttttttaaaatcttttattTATCCTGGGATAGCGAACTGAGCGCACTTGCTGTGTCACAACATGGCTGCTTCACATTCACACATCTCAACACATCTCCATCTGGGGGTTGTTCTGTACAAATTTATGTTTTGTACTTAGCATCCACCATTCActtctgttgttgctgtgtaCTGTCGGCCTGTACTGTCGAATTTCACACACATTGAGTTATGCATgatgatagtgtgtgtgtgtgtgtgtgtgtgtgtgtgtgtgtagctgtgacTGGAGGCCTTTTCAGACTAAACCTGGGCCTGGGAGGGCTGGTGGCAGGGACAATCATTGGAGCAGTGTTGGGGTAAGGTTGGCTTCTGCTTCACACAATTGTCCTTTCATATTTATTGATTACCCAAACCGTCCCAACACATCAACTTGTTACAGTAACTTATCTAGTTTCTACCCTGAAGCATTTCGATCCTCAGAATTGATTTTCATTATCAGAATCTGCtatgcattcattttttaacagaCATGAATAGTTGctcatgcttgtgtgtgttcatgcctGTGTGCTTGACAGCAGTGAGCACTCTGGCAGCCAGCTGCGCCCCTCCCAGCAACCCTCTGTCGCCCAGCtgaaccccccacccccacccctaaCTCTGTTCATGGTGCCAGAGGGACTCATGTGCACTGCAGAGGGCCATGTTTTGGGTACTAAAGCAAGGAGGCAGGCCAAGGCAGCAGCTGCCCCTCTCCATTTATGCCATCTCTGTTATTCCAGCCTCTCATCTCCATCTACCGTGGTCTGATCTGGACTTATGCTTCACTCCATCTCCTCTCTCaaccctctctcctctctgtcccacTGTTCACTCCTTCCTCTGGCCGCTTTCAGCTGAGTGCACAGAGCCAAGAGCAGATTTGAATTTTATTGTTTAATGGAGATTGAGGGTCAGGTGTTTGATGGTGTAACAGACTGAGGGGGCTGGTTTGGATTGTCTCTGTGATCATCAGCTCCGTGTTGGCTCAGCCCTAGTCTGTTCTCCTGTTTGCTCCATACTCTATTTCCTCCTCATCTCACTGTCTGCTTGAGTGACCAGCCACCTGGAGCATTTCATGTGTGCAAACAGCCCCAGCCCTGGCTATGCCAGGTGCAGCCGGGGCAAAAGGGGATGAAATGAAAGCAGGCAGCTAATCGGAAAAGCACATCACGCTCCAGATCTCACCCAAGAATCATCTTCTTGTCCGGGCACATGGCAGAGGTGTGACTGGAAGGTTTGAGTGGGGTAGGGGGGGGGCAGAGGAGGGCGTGGTTTTGTAAGACACCGCTAAGGGGAAATTTGGCATTAACTTATTACAATGAGGCAGATGACAGACACCTTGGAAGGGTTATGCAATTAAAGCTTTGACAAACTTACATGTGACAGCTAGGTGTGTTAAAAATCAATGATACAATAGCAGGAAGTGTTTTAGGGATCTATTATATACCAAGTTTCCCCAGTGTTGGTGTGTCCAGTAAAGTGTCAACGGGATAGTTTCAAACATTACAGTAGCTGATGCATCTGTTGTGCAGGTACTAGTCTGGCTcaacattgctgggataaagcctgacatccaaaCACCAGATGTCCCTCCCCTCTCGCTATCTCCGCTATCAGGCTGCCCAGAATGGTTATGataggtttaaagaaatacaaacaagccagagcatttttcccctatcccagaatagatagggGATGCAGCCAGACTATACTCCAGCGccgacacagcgctgtggacatAGGTCTGGCAGTGCTAGACTATGCAGGTAGTAACAACTGTGCTGTCACAATGgattttctgttttgtgttCTAATGCAAAAATACACTATAAAGCAATTAAACATGTTCTAAATATGTTTATGATATTTACAATAACATAAGGTAACTTCTGCTCAGGATTCCCACTGGTGCTTTGATCATTAGCATGCAGTCAATATCAGGAGAAACtgccagagagaggaggaggcgaGAGCGCAGAGAACTTTACGAGCTCAGACTCTCAGAATGGTGAGATATATTACAagattttaataataattaacacAAACCCAAATTTACATTCACGATGTAAGTGGTTGTTATCCTGATGTCTTGTTGCTCACCAGTCactctccttttttttccttttaaatcATAAGGACGGCCCGTCTGCAGTTGACAGATGATTTGATTGGAGAGCTGAATGTCAGCTCTCAAGCAGAGGAAACCAATAAGGACATGCAAAGGATCCAGGAACTGCTTAGTTTACCACAGAATGAGGATGTGACTCAGGACTCACACAGCCAATGACAGGAGCTGCCTCACTGCCTGTCATCTGTTGGACATTGAAGGTGGGACTTCACACAACTGGGAGGATAAATGGGTCACTTCTTTGCCTGGACTCCACATCTTCTTTCTAACTGAATGAAAACTGCTTCGCATCAGAATTAAAAGACACTGTTGTACCTGTCAATATGTACCAATAATACCTGTCAAAAATCACAAAGTTGCCATTGTAAGGGATACGACCTGATCAAAAATCCTTAACCTCAAAGAAATACACTGTCCTATATTTAAGTAATGTTTCCTCTAGCTTTCAAAATCACCTCAGCTCATGTTTTTAGTGTGCTTGTGTCCTTCAGTATTGTCTCCTTAAGAATAAACAATTAAAAATTTAACAAAATGCCCCTTTCATTAAAACCAAACATTTTCACAAAACCGCCAAAGTGTATTAGCTTAGCACTTAAGCTGGCCTGCCAAGACCTGACCTTTCTTCTCATTGTAAGTTATTGTAGTAGTTACTGATGTTTGCTCATTATGTTTAACACACCTATTTTTTTTGACACCAAACAACAAATGGGAATTCATGTCTATTACAAAATGGCTTGTTTCTTTTCCccatgtctgtgttgtgtgtagtGTGCTTTGCCTCTTGGGCTTTTTAGCAACTAGGTCAAACATAGCCTTGGTCCCTGGTGTAAACAAGATGTGACACAGCAACAGCTGGGGCCCAGGATGCAGCAGTCACTGCTGACATGCAGATGGACAGCCAGTAGAAATGATGAAGATGGCAAGCTTTGAACTATTGCAGGTAGACCCTGGCGGTAAGGTTTAGAAAATTTTAATTGTCTGTTGGCTGTGTCCCAGCATCGTTGAGTTATGAAACACCTGTAAAAATGTCTATTGTTGAATAGCAGTTTTAGTTAAACCATTGATGATCCTTTAAAACGGGTTTGCTTAAATGGACACTGGTCCCATCCCATCATGACCAAGCTGCAGCACTTCCACATTCTCACTGTAGAGTTTTAGGACATGTAACCTTTTATTAAAACACtctaatacaatacaaaatgttaATGCGATGTCTAAACACTTTTGAAACTGGGCTTCACTGGCAACTTGTAAACGTGTGGGATtatgtactgtaatgtaataCTGTAGTCATTCTCTCCACACAAGATGGGAAGGGATGACCGCTATCTGAGCATTAACGTTTTAAAATTGGCTCTTAGTTCCCTCTGTTGGTGGCTTTGTGAAACTGCAAATTTACCCTAAATAAAAAGGAGAACAAATACACTATACATGATGCTACATTCATCTCAGTTTTCAATAACATACTATCTGACCAGACAGAATTAAATTCTAACTGACATAATATGATCATAGctatttcctctctctcctgtaAGAGGTCCAGTCTCTTTTAATGGgattgaatgcaaaaccgattttaccttgtcatagttgaatgacagtttagtgggtaactaggacatatatagaacctcaaaatcccattgacacctctttcctctgcaaatctcacaatttgagactgcctctgaaaacgggcaaatctcaacgagccgccgagttgacgtcaactcggcagctcctcctcatttggctccAGTCTTTTCCTTTGTCACGCCCACacattacataggctacaccactgacctgaggtcaggtagtcttctgaataggtctcacagatctcagaaattgtatacgttgttcatctgctattttaccactaaattcacttctgagacttttttatgcgagaaatcaactatgtagaggtcaattatgggccgttttatgaaaattgatggctaattgcaaattttgtccgactgtgtgtcggagttcagcggccggtacTGCCTgtggtgctgcctgtgttgctgcctcgccgcccggcctgccttccttcacagaccccggcctgctgtgaggtagatggaactccgtcacggctggcagcccacggcactccatacccgcgcaaagtcaccgttttttgggttgatggactaccaaacgccacTGCCCTGacagctccagggcctgcagctcccctcttcctgctaaatggccggtgtgtgtgagtgagagcgcggtcagcgagcttgttacgccagcaatctcttaccgtaggttccagttaatcttataatgtgtgtaattataatgtgttgagttatttaaacaaacgatcggggaaataaacgcctcttgtccgcgagtctcattgatggagcctgcggctggatggagctctatcaatgagagctagctagcctcctcttagaattcctctgaaattcacaaaaaatcattaaattgaaatcgaacaccattgttagcttcaTAAGACCTTGAGGTAGacgttatataagtggcgtgacgaaattcaaactgtaaatatagctactctagttatgccagcagctggcagccagccagctccgcagAGCCCCACAGAGCCCCGAGTATtccagtacccagggaaacggtgactttcactgggtatggaggttgccgctttctcgtcagactgtgtggagctcctagctaaagtccgacacgtcttaccaaatttgcaattagccatcaattttcgtaaaacggcccatatttgagctttatatagttgatttctcacttagtctcagaagtgaatttaataacgaaatagcacgacaaacaatgtataactttgcagtgtctgaaatatgagacttgctgtctcgtctccaatgtgtttctatggggttcgctcaaaccaatcagcgcgcagctcatctaaatattaatgcgcataccatatttggaagaaaagctcttgttccaaatagccatattcacagggtagttaagggcctaataaaatagcattcgggcaattttcagcccaaccaatgttacataccctattaggagaccttaaggaacagtgtgaaataccctatatagtcattcaatcacccctttaaatattttaatgttcatgcaaatatttgcatatgttaagtttgcttaaaatataaaagcagttgaaagtgacaggacgtttctttttttgctgagtatatTAAACAGTTGACTCAAATGATAGAAACAGACTGAAGGTGTGAGAACACAAGGAAGCATAATTAGCTAATTGGAAAGACACTCTCTTCAGATGACGTCAGTGGAGAGAGTGGTGGAGTACACTGAACTGGAGAGCAAGGCACCCTGGACCACCCAACAACGCCCTCTTCCCGAATGGCCCAACAAAGGCCTTGTGATCTTTAACCGGTTGAACTTCTCCTACAGCAGCAATGGACTACCAGTCCTAAAAGACATCAGCGCCACCTTCCAACCCAATGAGAAGGTAACACATCTCTGTTTGGCCTACAGCCACAGTCTGCAGACGATCAGTTATgagcccctttcacacagcaTGGTCGAGGCTGTACTGCTGCGCCTTTAATCTGCCTCACCGGCTGTGTGGAAGTTACATAAATGGGATGGGGGCACAGACTTGTGCCTTTAAGCTGGCAGTGTAGAGTGTCACAGGGCCGTAACGGCGCCAAACCGCGTCTATGTGAAAGGGAAAGCCAACATGGCGGGACTACGTGCAGTATGACATGCAAGTCGACCCACAGGCAAGTCTAAAAGTGAAAAAGCAGCGTTTCGAGTAGCCAAAATTATCAATAACCTACAGAAACATTGCATGCAAGAGTCCACCTTCTCTTCCACTCGCTCTCTCCATCACCCACACACGCTGGCGCTGCGGCCGTGTCTGTCCTTCTCTCTATTCACAATTGTGCCACCATAATGCAAAAAAATTAGCAGTTTGTGGGTCAGGTTTACACGGTGGATTGCTTGGTTCTATGTGAATAAACAAAACCAGCATAACAGCAGACATTCTTTGTTTGAAAGGGGCTATAgtctttcttctctcctctgtgtcaGGTTGGTATTGTGGGTAGAACAGGTGCTGGGAAAAgctctctggtctcagctctctTCCGCCTGGCCGAGCCTCAGGGGATGATCTACATCGATGGTGTTCTGACCTCTGACATTGGCCTCCACGATCTGCGCCAGAAGAGCTCCATCATTCCTCAGGTAAACTCCTCTAATGGCATCACGTAATGTAGTCTAAAAAGTTTCTAAACTTGgaaattcaataaataaaatggaaacagTTCTGCTTTCTGTCGCCACTTCATTGTTCTATTTGGGCTATATCAGTAATTCCTGCTTATTTAATGTAGTTAACAGTgcgaaattaaaaaaaatcttttttttaaccatgtaAGCTTTTGTTTTGAGTTGctgaatttagatttaaatgTGATGTTTTCCCACTTTGGAATGAAAGCTTGTGGTTGTGCTGAATCTAACCAAGTTTCTGTCTGACCTGACCTTAGGACCCAATGCTGTTTACTGACACAGTTAGGAAGAACTTGGACCCTTTCAACCAGCACACTGATGAAGACCTGTGGAAGTCTCTGGAGGAGGCTAGTATCCAATCAGCACacttcaaaagttgaatttgTAGCTCATGTTGTCACATGAGTCAGGGAAAAACTCACTCCGTGTTCCCTACAGGTGCAGCTGAAGTCtgtggtggaggagctgccgGGGAAGTTGGAGACGGTTCTGGCCGAGTCGGGCTCCAACTTCAGCGTTGGCCAGAGGCAGCTGGTGTGTCTGGCCAGAGCCATCCTCAGGAAGAACCGCATCCTCGTCATCGACAAGGCCACAGCCAACGTGGACCCCAGGTACTGCTGACACAAAAATACTACACACAATATACACATGCAGCTCAATTGAGAGGGGTATTGCACAAAACCAgaataagggattaagccgggatattCCAGTCATCCTGGATGCATTTAGCCTTGActtggttgcacaaaagcagaggcacctaaattaccatggagatttagtctgtgcagctagcctgctcctgaccaggctaacagccaggatttattaatcctggggccttttctgttcactcagcagtggttGTACCTTATTATTAGTCTGCATTAAATTATagttatataataaaaaaactttataatatatataaagtattatCTTAACATTGTgacaattatttttataattattcatgtgactgtcattgttactgttatattgctgtatgaaaactgctgttcatattgttgttagaagtttgatgaatatataacgccagttgttgagataattagaaaaagcttgcaaatgtgttttaaattaagTCAGTGATGAAGGGCAATATATAAAGTGCTATACACGTGTTAGTGGTTCTAACAATGGCAGACTGGTCAGAGACCAATACTCATTTTActtgatttatttctttttgtatttaacAAAGGATCATGTGCATTTTATTTGGCATTCTTGGCACACAATGTGTGTAAACTGTaacttttaattaaaataaactgggactataatttgggagtaTTGTACAATCATAAAAACtaatcctaattgtacaatcctcacTAATTATAGTAtaagttcactggaccagtaacatTATTGTAGTATTATAATAGTATATGGAGGCTACTgtacaacagggagaggacaccccaatggtttttgaccttatattttgatgggggggaaataactaaTGAATACGCTGTGAtagtcatgtttacagtgtgtatGATATTTATAACgtcattatctttatagtttctagatttcagagtccaatttcttgagtgtctttcttttctatgtccgTATATAGGCCTACGAGGAAGCAAAGCATAtatgtaaagaagaaaaaataactaaaaaaccACAAaatactgctcttaactgaaaccattcaaggagtcagttgtacactttgcctgaaaagcgagcagtggaaatGTGTTACTtataacatttatattttagcccatgagagacaGTTTtttggcatatatatatatatatatatgatattctAGCATTGTAGATTAGTGGTTGTAATTGATCTCCATGGTacatttcctgagtaacatcatcttctgctcacttttaaggcacagagtacaactgttcatttgtgcaaataattagcctaactccttgaatggtatAATTTTGACGgtttcagagcagtggtcagtacagtaaatgtgtgtttttggggctgcttacacattcagtcggtctgCGATTGCCTGtcacgctttctctcgctgtttcattacagcggctgtttctgtttttgtttttgttttttttttacaaataatgtgtttcatgtTATCATACTTccataagaagctgctgctcactgtaAAGTATGCACAACTGGCATTCTCCATTtaagcatcagtaaatctgcgATCGACCTCGCGGACTGTCATAGAAACCCGTGAACGCGCATCTATCCAAATTACTTcatcctggctcgacctagttgctcctcctcagcctggccttcgtgaaacacaCCTAGCCAGGATACACACTGATTAGAAATAGGTTTatcggttatcctggatttataaattctacttttgtgcaatAGCCCCCAGGGATTGAGTAGGTTTTCAAGCTTAAAGAGTTTTGGTAAACATACTTCTCCCATTTGATCTATTGGATAATTGCTTAGttagttttttgtcatttcctTGTCTCTGCAGGACAGATGGACTGATCCAGAAAACTGTACGTGACAAGTTCAGAGAATGCACAGTGCTTACTATCGCTCATCGCCTCAACACCATCATAGACAGCGACCGAATACTGGTGAGTCCTCTCTTCTGCTTCAGTGTAATATACTTCTAATGTACATATAAAGATAAGCATCGTGTTTTGTTGTAGCTCAACTATTAtcaaaatataattaattaaatacatttagtgTCTGCTTGCTACAGGAAAACATATCTTTTAAGATAGTGAAGATCAGCTGCATCCACAAGCAGGATGGACATGATGACTACATGGTAGTTATGAAACTAGTGAATGAAGTAGAGCGTTCCATAAAACATTTACGTTCTTTCATGGCCATGTGCATTAAATGCACGCGTGGCTATCAAAAAACCACAGAAGCGCTttggttatttttatttttttttaatttaatttgcatATGGTCTTCATgttctgattttgtttttgtgaagCAGTACTGTAACTTAACGTACTCCATGCGTGGCTGAGTATGTTCACTGTCCGCACTCAGTGCCACTGAGACAGATACGAACAGATTTGGTGATTAATGGTTGTTGTGGGCCTTTATCCTGCTTTAAGGTTCTGGACAATGGTACCATCCAGGAGTTAGACCGTCCCTTCACTCTGCTGCAAAACAAAGAGAGTGCTCTCTACAAGATGGTGCAACAGACGGGTCAGGTCGAGGCAGCAGCCCTGCTGGAGTCAGCCAGACGGGTGAGATGAAAAGGCcccatttaaactttttttttttaacttgtttttaCTAATGGGATACTTTTTTACACGTTCAAGGGCAACAAAGAAGTCTTGACAGCCTGAGGCCAGCGGTACCTGCTGTATAAGAGACTCCAGATGTAAGTAGTCTCTGAGCACTGGAGGCCTTCCATCACACTCACACAAGAAGACTGcatattattaaattaaaaccaATTTATTTAACCCAAATTAAATATAACTATAAAATAGGATGAAACACGTATTTCAGTAGTATCAGTAGTGTAGTGAGTGCATGCATAAAGGTGAGTGTATGGAAAACAGAACCCAAAGACAAACCCAACCAAAGACAGACCCTGCTGGCTGTGCGAACTGCTCAGCTCCAGCCCTTAAGTAGGAAGAGAAGGGCAATCAGGAAGAGTGGACTCAggtagggctgccccctcttagtagattagtcgactaatcggtcgttttggtcttagtcaactaagatttctttagtcgattagtcatgttttatgcttttttcgtgctgaatgacttatttccaagaaacgtacgagcacatctctggtaaacacaagaattaaagtggtgcttttgcatgacacgttgcggagaaactcagatttacagatctgtcgattaaatcaactaatcgattagtcgatataattgaatgagtgttagtcgactaagaatttcttcagtcgagcacagccctagacTCAGGTGTGGCTCAtcaagggtatgtgatgatgtggggctattttaattccaaaggccaagggaactttatcaggatgcatagtatcctggatccatgaaataactggcctttaaaaataaaaacctgcctgcctctatgggaaaacataggggtgtactcatttTAGTTGCCAgcagtttagacattaatggctgtgtgttgagttattttgtggGGACAGctcatttacactgttatacaagctgtacacttaatactttacattgtagcaaagtgtaatttcttcagtgttgtcccattaaaagatataatgaaatatttactaaaatgtgaggggtgtactcacttttgtgagatactgtatgtgtctaCTGATAGGTTTGGTATATTctactactacatgtctattcGTTGAATATATAGAGACTGTTAACACCTACCGAAGtaaaattccttgtgtatgtaagtataaatCCAATAgccaataaatctgattctgatatacagtatacagtat is a window encoding:
- the LOC116044598 gene encoding multidrug resistance-associated protein 4-like, with amino-acid sequence MTSVERVVEYTELESKAPWTTQQRPLPEWPNKGLVIFNRLNFSYSSNGLPVLKDISATFQPNEKVGIVGRTGAGKSSLVSALFRLAEPQGMIYIDGVLTSDIGLHDLRQKSSIIPQDPMLFTDTVRKNLDPFNQHTDEDLWKSLEEVQLKSVVEELPGKLETVLAESGSNFSVGQRQLVCLARAILRKNRILVIDKATANVDPRTDGLIQKTVRDKFRECTVLTIAHRLNTIIDSDRILVLDNGTIQELDRPFTLLQNKESALYKMVQQTGQVEAAALLESARRGNKEVLTA
- the timmdc1 gene encoding complex I assembly factor TIMMDC1, mitochondrial, which produces MNPEQPRTGFTLQRRRADLAPRGTLSTGLLQGLIQSARPPSFCFLLPRVHAADVAAAQPERMPSSSSSTTSPASAPIPSPSTMPSNIGKPEFPDTGWDRIKDLFDKDATQRYPEELTNVIKSGVVAALAGLLYGGLPAARHARQRYIQVSQAEIYTSRVEAVRSAHNAAIRGFVRYGWRWSWRVAAFVTLFNTVSTGLSVYRDKYSLSHYAAAGAVTGGLFRLNLGLGGLVAGTIIGAVLGIPTGALIISMQSISGETARERRRRERRELYELRLSEWTARLQLTDDLIGELNVSSQAEETNKDMQRIQELLSLPQNEDVTQDSHSQ